The genomic region aataaaggtttaataaaatatatatctagATATATATTACTGTTATCATTCACAATATATACATACTGTTCACATTCACAGAATAACTTATTACTGTTCACATTCACAGTATATATTCTACTGTTCACATCACATATCTTATTAATGTTGTCATTCACATTGTATATTCATACTGTTCACATTCACAAGCGTTGTTCTTCTTCAGTACTGTTGTTATTTGGGGGCTTTCCGATCTCTTCGGACACCATTTTCCCCTCCGAtgtaattatttataattatttcgATTTTCAATTCATTAACATTTGTCAAACAATTCAAACAATCAAAGCTAATGACAATGGATTCATGGACCATGGATGACTGGTATAGGGGCCCCAAATGTTCTACATTCTGTCACCCACCTATGTAAGTACTTTTGGCCCAGGACCCACCCCCTTTTTTGCCCCAGAACAATTAAAGGTAGTGTAGGCAATTGAAAGAAACCAGCAATAGTAAGCTAGATTTTGAGGCAAAGCAACCAAAAATATCCCACCCCTCTTTTCAGGCCTCCCTCCGACGCCCCTCCCCCAGAACACATGACTAGCTGGCTAGGTTTAGCAACAGGTCTGtctagccttgtggaagactctgGTCATGCGCAGTGAGCTCACGGGAACAGTGTGTGCTGCAAGCAAGATTGGAATGATTTGACAGGCTTATTACAGGCTTTCGACAGCTACAGATACCggagttttcttttttttgtcagagcatttgattgattgattgctgTTTGGGATGTAAAGAGATGAAGACAAGTATGTCCAAAAATACTTTGTCATATTAAATTgctagaaaaaataaaatttaaATTGCTTACCCTACCTTTATCTTTtatatattcaaataaaatcaaataaaactgACAAGACTGTGTGACTTTGTTTTATAATAATTTGTATGGAAATATTTGCGGCTGTCCGGCTCCCCACTCAGACCCCTGCTTGCGACCCACATAAGGGTCCCGAACCATTGTTTAAGAACCACTGGTAAGGACTGGCAGCAGTGGTCGACTTATACCTGAGAGGGTGTGTTTCACCCTGGCAGGATCAAAGAGAAGTTCCCCCATGCCTTCGACGACGTCTGCCTCTACTCGGATATCTCCAACCTGATGGCTCACCACACCTTCGGCCTGCACGCCCGGCGCTTCATCCAGGAGCTCTTCCAAGATGTCTCCTTCCTGCCTGTACGTAGGGGAGCCCAGGGGGCTGGAAACACTCAGTCATTGGCTGAATTCCAACCATAactctgcatgtgtgcgtcgcCCTGAAATCGTACAATAGCTCTGCATTTTGACTCACAGCTGTTGCAAGAGGATTGCAACACAGGGGTTAGACGCTTTTGGTTTGTATTATCTAAAAAGGAATTTCCCTACCACTATACAAAGGAAGTTATAACCATAAATGGTTAGCTGGATTACATATTCTGCGTTGATTTAGATTTGATTCAAATATGTTTCTAAATGACGTTGTCTTTCCTGTAGCTTTATGAAGAGGCAGAGAGCGTCCTTTCTACAAGAGAGAACTCAAGCTGACCCAACATCCTCGGGCCACACCGAACTTTCACTTCCCATTCATCATGACCGTATCTTTGCACAGTCAAGGGGGAGACTGTAACTAGATCAAACCAAATAAGACCACCAAGCCTGTTGTTAATCTGCCAGTACCTACTGCTATGTCTAGGGCTGTTGAGCAACCTATGAGTTGATAGTAAGTATGATAAAACACTAATACACATTTCTTTTACCCTAGCTTGTTATTTACCAAAGTGTTGCAAAGGATGAAAGTGCATATTAAAGATGACATACATTTCATTTGTGTTGATTTTGCTCTTGTTTTGAAGTATAATAATCACAGAACAGAACACAGCAGTTATTATTTAATAGTGTGATTATTATATGCATAATTGCAGACGTGTATTTCAAGAAtgatgaattgtgtgtgtgtgtgtgtgtgtgtgtgatgaattgtgtgtgtgtgtgtgtgtgtgtgtgtgtgtgtgtgtgtgtgtgtgtgtgtgtgtgtgtgtgtgtgtgcgtgtgtgtgcgtgtgtgtgtccgtccgtccgatAGTATAGTCATTATACAAATACTTTTTCTGGCAGTATATTTATATAGACCAACATCAATAGCCACTTAATTCAATGTCATGCATTGATCAAACATTTACTTAACAATAAGTAGTACGTTTTGTTCAGTTTATAATATTATGCCAGTGATTTCTATGCGCAAGCCGCCTGTTATTGTGTTTGTTGGATTTTTATTGTGCAAGTGGCTCATATTAAGCTTTTAACCATGGTTAAAAGTTTAATATCCATTAACGGATCTTCTCCCTAACAGACAGAGTGGTTAAGATGCTGCCTCTGTGAGTCACTGTCTTTACCAGAATAAGGCGGATTCTTTATTTCCTGGATATCAGAACGTCGCAATCAGCTCAGTGTTAATTTCTCGCAGCAAAGAGCAGAGTTCAAAAGGATGTATTATCACGATGCTTTCACAGCGAGGGACGCAGTCGAACCATGGTTTTTATCGGATTATTGAATATCTGAGCAGGGCTTCTTCAACAGCAGGCCTGACGTTACAGTTCCCAAAACGCAGGCTTTCTATGGTAAGTTCTTCTAATGTGTtgacatttgttctgtgtgTAAATAGCCTATTTTTAACGATTACTTAGATACGTTGCTACACAATTTAGATATCAAAATAGATATCCATGTACTAATATATTTTGCATTTTCGCATTATTTTCTAGATTAAAACACATGCTCATAATAGCTATGACCATGGCTGTGGTGTCCCCCTGGCTCCTtacctctctgctcctccacatTGGTGGAGCAGTCACCGTGCAAGATGCTGGTGAGCATTGGTTCTGTTTACCTACAAACCTGGTTTATGCTTAAGTTCTCCAGCTGATGATCTTTTATTCACCCTACTTAAGTATTCATCCCACCTTGGATAGAGTACATCTCAGATCATCATTCAATACATTGGGGGGGGAAAGCTCTCAGATGTTCACTCTGACTGGTGTTGTTGACCAGGGGTGATGCGGTGTGGACCACTTAACATGACGGTCGGTCGCAACTACTCTGAGCAGAAGGTCCAACTGACGTGGGAGGATCATCCGTCCTGTCTCCTTACGCGAGGGCAGATCGCCTACGAGATCGACGTGCTGTCGACGGATGACATGAAGACGATTCATCACGTGAGGagttttttatgaatgaattaTCTTTAGGTATGATATAGAAACTCTAGTTGGAGCGTTATTTGTGAGAAATAGCAAAGCCATCTTTAGCGATTATTGATTGGAATGCTCTGTGAATGGTCTTTTATGCTTGAATTTGCCTGCCTCCCTATTAAATGAGACCATCCTGATTTTAGACGGGCTCACTTCTGACAAATCAGGCCCTGTGATCTCCAACCTAGACAAAATAATAGGTTTGTCGATTTGACCCAAAACGATCCATATGAGCTTCTGCTGGAACAGCACTCCCTATTGACTATGCCACCCTGCCTGTCAAATTTTGCTCTCTTCTGCACTCTCTCTGATTTTAAAATGTTACCTACAAAGCTTTTAATTTGACTTTTTTTGTTCCTGATGTAATTATAACCATTATTGTAGGATGTTGTTATTGTCCCACAGAATCAGACCGGATCCATCCACCACTGGTTATGGGTCTCTCCTTTGCCGTTAGAATGTGCTAACAACACATTTAAAGTCCGTGCCCAATACGAAGACCAACGTTGCATCAACGGTTAATATgcaatttgtattttatatgttttatttaaacattgCACTCTGTAACTTTTCTACTGCAGCTACTTGTCACGACTCAGAACGGGAATCAATTGCAGATCAAAAGGATTTATTCACAAACAGTCCAGCAGGCAAATCAGATTCCATGTACAGGCGGGGTTcgtaaacaggcaggcaggcagaaagatacagacggacaggcaagagatccaaaaCCGGCAGAAGACTTAGTCCAAAACAGCAGGGTccaaaaccgggaagaacagtaAACTATAGAGTATACTCTTTAAAGATCTTCACGCTAGTCTCACTCACGTGGCACTCAGGTAGCACACAGTACATAccgtgacgatctgacaaagtcAACAGAAAGGGCAGtgtttaaatactccaccaatcaataCCAAATGAGAGACAGGTgaacagagaaaatggagggaaaCAAACAAAGGCAGGAAGttgcccaaataaggacatgggtgttACTCCGGgcacatgaccaacacatggctacaaacataaacaaagtccagaattatcacactccaacaggtacggggagacaaaaacaacagtccataCGAGAATCCTGACACTACTAGTCCGTTAAAAATAATCTGAACTTGGACATTTCTCAAGAATAAAACAAGCCCATCCAGTGAATCTATTTCACTGTTATTACTGTAGCTATGACTGAAGCTACAACTCAGCCCACTAGAGGGCAAGGGTAAATCTTACATAGTGCTGCTTTAATACGTGATATAATTAATTATAAAAGTGCACTTAATGAATTGTCCTAATATAACAATCTAGTGTTTTCATGTATtttgtgtggtggtggttggtgtcACTATCAGGGATCCCGTTTCCCAGCCAACCCACGCTGTTCCCGCCGGACACGCACGAGGTCTACGAGGTCGGCAGCAACGTGACTTTCTGCTGCCTCCTGCCGCCCTTGAAGACGTTCCACGGGTTTACGCTGAACGGCAAACCGAAAGAACACGTTAAGCTCAACAACCAGACGTACGCCATGACGGTGCACCTGCGCAGACCCTCTGGGTTCGGCGGCACTGACGTCACCTGCAACAATTCGGACTACGGCACCACCTATTATGTGGGCTGTAAGTCGGCTTCTTCCTTACGTTCGGGTTGACCCGATTTTTAGATTTGATGCATGGTTGGGCTTTTCTGGTGTTTGACACTTGTAGTGTAAAGCCCCTCTGTCCGTGGAAGTGTGGATGAAACTCCAGACAGCGGTTCATGTTGCTGAGTGAGGCCGTGTGGGTTCACCATATCGGAAACTGCATAGTTTTGAAAGCATTACTAATGATTGGTCTGCTTCTTGTCCAGACCGCCCGCGCGATACGGATCTCCAGTGTGAGACTCGAGACTTGCAGTCGGTGGTCTGTAACTGGAGCCCCGACAAAAGCAGACACTGGCCGCCAACAAAATACCCCACAGAATATGAACTACTTGGAAGGTGGGTCGCAGCCTGCTTGATTAAACACCctactagagatgtccgatattatcggcccaccgatattatcggcccgatattagcataaaaatgtaatatctgtcaatatcggtatcggattttttttgccttaaaaccgatttttttttatttattttttttatagctcaaataaatgttttcaaaattgtgcagtacagtgcacattgtaattgactcatatttgtgcatttattcaattaaggttattgagttttagttaaagaaacatactgctatgttgcacatagttgttcaggtacaatgttttatcatttgtggagtcaagtttgccctatttgttgtgggcattgtcaagattatctcagggagagtgtaatcaaaactgttgtctgagaccattaaaaaaaaaaaaataaacatggcacttttcccttaaattaagttgaagtatttttcttattttgcacagacaatgttaacatttggaaagccttgttgcattcaagaatgcatccagtggggcatcacaataacattaagcatgttgtgttgattccacaacaggagatatgtaatgttacctaaattaggtttgaggaaaaataacccaaatatcgacatcggtatcggctgatatcggaatcgaaaatttagagttggacaatatcgcatatcggatatcggcaaaaaagccaatatcggacccTACCAAATACTGAATGTGCTAATAATGTCAAGAATTGCACATTTCAGTGGGTTCTGGAGCAGTCCACATGATTTAATAAGCCGTTGGGTGGCTGGGTCCTCCTAGCTTAGTTTAGCACCTTTCACATCATCCATGGCAGGAGGCAGGGTCAAGGCTAGGTTGGGGGGGGAAGCCCGCCTCCTATGAAGTGATTGGCATAACAGCAAGTGCAAATCATTTCAACCTTTAAAAGTCAAATTTAAAGAGCTCCTATTTTCCTTCCAGATGTGAGCTTGATAAGCCATTACTAAATGTTTAAAAATCTTCCTCTTATCATCCTCTAGGGAATTACACCTGGGggtaaaataggggccctttaaggcTGTTGATGAATGCTTCTGCATGTCAAGATGTCTGCTTTGAACGAGCTGGTTTTAAAAAGTGTCTAAAATGGGTTGGTGTGATGGAAAAGTTCTTTCTGTTTTTGCTTCTTTAGATCGTGTTCGAAGACTGGCAAAGTCACAACCATGAAGCGCTGTCGCCAAAGAGAGGTTATAAAGGCCCAAGAGAGAAACTGGACGTTGACTGTCCGAAATGTGCTCGGCACGTTGGAGCTCACAGACAGGGCAGACTTAACTAAAAGAGGTCAAGTATAATCTCATTTTCAACTTCTCTTCTCATCAAATGTTCAGTCTACAGTTAAAGGTGATGTAGTTGATGTAGGTGAGTtttgagagttgtaaagagagcaGGACAGAACAGCATGATTTTTTAATCAAACTTTTTTAAGGAAACCACGCTtcgctctcttctccctctctccctacgtTTCTCCGACATCACATATCTGTGATTAAAAGGCAAGATGGAAACTCTGATTCAGTCAATTGAAATATTCTCAAACATTGGCTGGCACAGTGAGCTCGATAAACAGATATTGTGATAGTGCATTTCACTATCTAAGAGCTGACGCATTACACTCCAATAATAGCTCTTAAATAGTCCCTACAACACCTGTAACTGCAGCTGTTAGACCTATATATGTAAGTCTGTTGAACTTTgttaatgtgttttttagttCACATGTTCGCTCCTCAAAATTTGACGGCTTCAAGGATAAATGCGAGGAATGCTAGTCTGGCATGGGAGTGGTCAGACCTGCAGTACAGAAAACTAAGAGTACTGTGTCAGATCATCCTTAACAGTAAAGGAGACACAGATGTGGTGAGTGTTTATAATGATGTTACAATGTCAATCAGGGAATTGGACTCCACctttagtttgtttgttttgtgttctaGAGGAACTACTCTGGATTGGGTTTAAATCAAGCACTTTTGAGTGACTTGACGCCGAATCTGAAATATGAAGTTCAGGTCTGCTGTGGCACAGAGGAGCACTTCTGGAAGTGGGGTGACAGAAAAAACATAACTTTTAAGACAGAGGGTGACAGTAAgtaacacaaacataaatacataatttaTACAATTATTAAAATAAGAAGAGGCCAATATTCACCAGTGTGAGCGTGtctttagttgttgtttttttacttgtGATAATCaactcaataaaaaataaatcggagttagataacaaaaccaaaacattttaGGTTTGACGCATGGGAAAGGCACCTTGATATGTTTAATGCTTCTAACCCTGGTCTGATTCACCCATAGTTCCAGATGCATTGGATATATGGCTGTGGATGGAGCAAAAACAAACTATGATACTATGGAAAGTAAGTCATCTTGATCTTGAAGTATCGAATTGcttgaggatgatgatgatgattgaggataatgatgatgatgatgatgatgatgatgatgatagtgatgaGTATAGTGGTGTTGATGATTATAGAGATGCTTTCGTTTTCTATCATTTTATTAATCCCGGGCGAGAACATACAAACTCTGATGATGTTAGTGATGATGATACCgacgctgatgatgatgatgatgatgatgatgaaagtgatgatgatgacgatgaagatGATCTCCTCTTCCTAGATGCCGCAACCAGGCCAGAGCCACGGGCCAATCATAGACTATGAGGTGAAATGGAGAACATTGGCAGAACCACAGGAGACGCGCAACAGAACCATGCTTCCTCCCGACCAAAGCACGGCCGTAGAACTCGACCCCAGCGAAGACCACCTTGTCACGGTTACGGCGAGGAACCCCTACGGCCGGTCACCCCCGGCCTCTATGGTGACCCTTAGTCAAAAAGCAGGTACATTCCTCTCTGGAACATTCCCCTCTTCTGGTTCTGCTGACAGAAGGCTGCCTTAAGGAGCCATTGAACCCGGCtcttaaagaaaaacatttgtggCTTTGAGGCAAAGTCTAACCTAGGCATCCTAGCGCAAGAACGATACCCTAACCTACAATATTCTCCTCCGTACATGTATCTGATGCAAATATACATCTTGGGCATGCCCACTTATGAAGTCACTAGAGGGTAGACTTTACAATGGTTTGAAATGGCTAATATTcaacaccacacctggtggtgaaatAGGAGCCAAACCATTCGGCTGTCTTCAAATAGTTTCATTGACAAACAATATAAATGTGGATAAAGATATCTCCCCGCACAACCTCATAGATTTTGTTTTCTGGGGCATGCAGGATTGGAGAATAGCACGGTCTCACGAGGGCGGTTGTCCGTATAGGGGTCCGCACGGGCGTGGGCAGACGTCACGCGGACCAAAGCGCACCATTGCGGACACACAGATGCAGAACGCTAGAACTTGTGCTAACACCTGCCGTGTTTTCAGATGAGGTCACAAACGTCTCCCGGATCGTGGGGAGTGACGGGGGGTTCAGTCTGACCTGGTTGGCCAACCCTGTCTCCAGCTGTGGGTACGCGGTGGTCTGGACCCCCACCTTCACCAGGGGCCCCGTTTACTGGAAGAAGGTGCCTACAGGGGTCACCCAGGCCTTTATAACAGGTACGGACAAAAGCACAGGATAATATGGGGGCAGGGAGACACTGTTAAAATAAACAAGCAGTCCGACATACAACAGCACTCATCCTCTATTCATAACATAATAACCATGTATAAATATGTCATACTAATGACAATAAGCATAAACGTATCATTTCATATTTTTGGACCTTAATATTGGAAATAACTAAGTCACTGCAAACTAAATAATGGAATAAGCAACAACAAATAATTTGTTTGTCTTCACTAATGacttttgcgtgtgtttgtgtgtccctgtgcttgtgtgtgcatgtttatgtgtaccggcatgtgttggcgtgtgtttgtgttctccaGGGAACCTCACCCCTGGGGTCCGgtactctttgtgtgtgtacgcttgCACACAGGAAGCTCCACAACTgctggagagaagagaaggataCGTTGAAGAGACAGGTGAAAACATATGACCGCACCCATATTTGGGCATGTAGAGGCCTTCCATTATTGGTGATCAGGAGGGAACAGCTTTTTCCCCCCAATTTACTTAATGATGATGTTTGATAAGATGTACTTTATCAAAGGTAGAGTGAATAAGTAAAGTAAATAAAAGAGTTAATAAGTACAAATTTCCTTTACTTATTATGATGTATA from Gadus morhua chromosome 19, gadMor3.0, whole genome shotgun sequence harbors:
- the LOC115532170 gene encoding leukemia inhibitory factor receptor isoform X2, with the protein product MLIIAMTMAVVSPWLLTSLLLHIGGAVTVQDAGVMRCGPLNMTVGRNYSEQKVQLTWEDHPSCLLTRGQIAYEIDVLSTDDMKTIHHNQTGSIHHWLWVSPLPLECANNTFKVRAQYEDQRCINGIPFPSQPTLFPPDTHEVYEVGSNVTFCCLLPPLKTFHGFTLNGKPKEHVKLNNQTYAMTVHLRRPSGFGGTDVTCNNSDYGTTYYVGYRPRDTDLQCETRDLQSVVCNWSPDKSRHWPPTKYPTEYELLGRSCSKTGKVTTMKRCRQREVIKAQERNWTLTVRNVLGTLELTDRADLTKRVHMFAPQNLTASRINARNASLAWEWSDLQYRKLRVLCQIILNSKGDTDVRNYSGLGLNQALLSDLTPNLKYEVQVCCGTEEHFWKWGDRKNITFKTEGDIPDALDIWLWMEQKQTMILWKMPQPGQSHGPIIDYEVKWRTLAEPQETRNRTMLPPDQSTAVELDPSEDHLVTVTARNPYGRSPPASMVTLSQKADEVTNVSRIVGSDGGFSLTWLANPVSSCGYAVVWTPTFTRGPVYWKKVPTGVTQAFITGNLTPGVRYSLCVYACTQEAPQLLERREGYVEETEIPPEQIAPLRWAHVGSEVRVSWTPIPLGNRTAFIKGYVMHYHDMNAKEADPNLVDVNVTTDDAEATSLTARDVRVGSYRFRVAAVTSLGEGGGNSITLTINPPWDKSILALVVAFSNIFLLLIITSIIAFKNWTCIKQMVCPPIPNPVLICDWLALMEDRGPSSLIAVESHSSQMENVSVSQVFSHRLPVSTDNDHEGAPFLQNQATNGYYHQQPQQRMEITPKVELTQPVLPSRPLSCVFENPLYTDGMC
- the LOC115532170 gene encoding leukemia inhibitory factor receptor isoform X1 gives rise to the protein MLIIAMTMAVVSPWLLTSLLLHIGGAVTVQDAGVMRCGPLNMTVGRNYSEQKVQLTWEDHPSCLLTRGQIAYEIDVLSTDDMKTIHHDVVIVPQNQTGSIHHWLWVSPLPLECANNTFKVRAQYEDQRCINGIPFPSQPTLFPPDTHEVYEVGSNVTFCCLLPPLKTFHGFTLNGKPKEHVKLNNQTYAMTVHLRRPSGFGGTDVTCNNSDYGTTYYVGYRPRDTDLQCETRDLQSVVCNWSPDKSRHWPPTKYPTEYELLGRSCSKTGKVTTMKRCRQREVIKAQERNWTLTVRNVLGTLELTDRADLTKRVHMFAPQNLTASRINARNASLAWEWSDLQYRKLRVLCQIILNSKGDTDVRNYSGLGLNQALLSDLTPNLKYEVQVCCGTEEHFWKWGDRKNITFKTEGDIPDALDIWLWMEQKQTMILWKMPQPGQSHGPIIDYEVKWRTLAEPQETRNRTMLPPDQSTAVELDPSEDHLVTVTARNPYGRSPPASMVTLSQKADEVTNVSRIVGSDGGFSLTWLANPVSSCGYAVVWTPTFTRGPVYWKKVPTGVTQAFITGNLTPGVRYSLCVYACTQEAPQLLERREGYVEETEIPPEQIAPLRWAHVGSEVRVSWTPIPLGNRTAFIKGYVMHYHDMNAKEADPNLVDVNVTTDDAEATSLTARDVRVGSYRFRVAAVTSLGEGGGNSITLTINPPWDKSILALVVAFSNIFLLLIITSIIAFKNWTCIKQMVCPPIPNPVLICDWLALMEDRGPSSLIAVESHSSQMENVSVSQVFSHRLPVSTDNDHEGAPFLQNQATNGYYHQQPQQRMEITPKVELTQPVLPSRPLSCVFENPLYTDGMC
- the LOC115532170 gene encoding leukemia inhibitory factor receptor isoform X3, with translation MLIIAMTMAVVSPWLLTSLLLHIGGAVTVQDAGVMRCGPLNMTVGRNYSEQKVQLTWEDHPSCLLTRGQIAYEIDVLSTDDMKTIHHDVVIVPQNQTGSIHHWLWVSPLPLECANNTFKVRAQYEDQRCINGIPFPSQPTLFPPDTHEVYEVGSNVTFCCLLPPLKTFHGFTLNGKPKEHVKLNNQTYAMTVHLRRPSGFGGTDVTCNNSDYGTTYYVGYRPRDTDLQCETRDLQSVVCNWSPDKSRHWPPTKYPTEYELLGRSCSKTGKVTTMKRCRQREVIKAQERNWTLTVRNVLGTLELTDRADLTKRVHMFAPQNLTASRINARNASLAWEWSDLQYRKLRVLCQIILNSKGDTDVRNYSGLGLNQALLSDLTPNLKYEVQVCCGTEEHFWKWGDRKNITFKTEGDIPDALDIWLWMEQKQTMILWKMPQPGQSHGPIIDYEVKWRTLAEPQETRNRTMLPPDQSTAVELDPSEDHLVTVTARNPYGRSPPASMVTLSQKADEVTNVSRIVGSDGGFSLTWLANPVSSCGYAVVWTPTFTRGPVYWKKVPTGVTQAFITGNLTPGVRYSLCVYACTQEAPQLLERREGYVEETEIPPEQIAPLRWAHVGSEVRVSWTPIPLGNRTAFIKGYVMHYHDMNAKEADPNLVDVNVTTDDAEATSLTARDVRVGSYRFRVAAVTSLGEGGGNSITLTINPPCTE
- the LOC115532170 gene encoding leukemia inhibitory factor receptor isoform X4, with the translated sequence MLIIAMTMAVVSPWLLTSLLLHIGGAVTVQDAGVMRCGPLNMTVGRNYSEQKVQLTWEDHPSCLLTRGQIAYEIDVLSTDDMKTIHHDVVIVPQNQTGSIHHWLWVSPLPLECANNTFKVRAQYEDQRCINGIPFPSQPTLFPPDTHEVYEVGSNVTFCCLLPPLKTFHGFTLNGKPKEHVKLNNQTYAMTVHLRRPSGFGGTDVTCNNSDYGTTYYVGYRPRDTDLQCETRDLQSVVCNWSPDKSRHWPPTKYPTEYELLGRSCSKTGKVTTMKRCRQREVIKAQERNWTLTVRNVLGTLELTDRADLTKRVHMFAPQNLTASRINARNASLAWEWSDLQYRKLRVLCQIILNSKGDTDVRNYSGLGLNQALLSDLTPNLKYEVQVCCGTEEHFWKWGDRKNITFKTEGDIPDALDIWLWMEQKQTMILWKMPQPGQSHGPIIDYEVKWRTLAEPQETRNRTMLPPDQSTAVELDPSEDHLVTVTARNPYGRSPPASMVTLSQKADEVTNVSRIVGSDGGFSLTWLANPVSSCGYAVVWTPTFTRGPVYWKKVPTGVTQAFITGNLTPGVRYSLCVYACTQEAPQLLERREGYVEETDPP